AAATACCTTTTGCATCATCTTTTAGACCAAAGTCCTCAGATGTCGAGTACTCAGCGTTCCAATACTTTCTCTTAAGAAACTCTGGTGGTTTCCCGTTAGGAGCAACAGAAGTGGCAGTGTAATAGCGAGATGATGATCGTTTTTGATGGATCTGGAATTGCTGATATATGTCATTAGGATCTGCTTCTTGTGGCTTAGCTTCAGGAACATagctgaaacaaaaacagcaGGGGACTCTGTCTTCCTCTTTCGCATTAGCCGAAGCTTTTCTACAACACAacaaatccttgtaaatcacgtcacaaaacaaagaaagttgAAATTTTGCATAATTTTAAGTCATAACATACCCTGAGTGTTTCCCGCCTCGTTTAATGACATAGTAACGGTTTGAAGATAAGGGTTGATCAAGAACAGGAATGAAAACGACAGGATCTATATAAGTAATCGTCTGGTTAAGAAATATGCGGCTTTCAGATACAATCAGGTTCGCGTTCTGTGGGAAAGGTAAGCCTTTGAGTGTAGCCCGGTAGCAAGATCCGAAGCAACAAGTTGGCCTTGACTCTTCATCTTGAATTATAAGTACGCCGGAGTTTGGACTTTCCGGCAACTCCGATCTGTTTCTTTGGTATTCCGACAAACGCCTCGTAACatacatttttggttataaCCGGCGAAGATATTTCAGTGGTTTTTGTGATTCATATGAGTTCTGATTgggtctatatatatgtagactACTAGGATAAGACAATTtgtaacccaaaaaaaaaaaagagactttTCTAAGATCTTGACTTGGCTTTTACGGAAGTCTTTTTGTTATGGCAGTTTCTATGTACCTCACATTGTTTTGAAATTCTGTCACTCAATTTAAGTGGTCCCTAGAATTAAAAAGCAAGTTATCAGCAATTGATTCCAAGTTATTAAGAAGTAATACTTACGTTGACTTGCCTACGTCATCAGGGGTGGCTCTATAATTTTATGGGCCTTTGTTGTACAGATCTTAACAATGGGCCTCTTTAGAAATTCTAAACGCTATGTTATGTACGTATAGCCTAAAAATCAGAAGCGTTAGTTGGTGCTGGACTAgggctttttcttctttgtttcattatcATCTCCaccttcaaacaaaaaaaatatgaatgcaTTTGGGCTCACATATTAAATGTAAAATCTCACCTATAAAGCCCAGTCTA
This sequence is a window from Arabidopsis thaliana chromosome 1 sequence. Protein-coding genes within it:
- a CDS encoding hypothetical protein (DUF1262) (Protein of unknown function (DUF1262); CONTAINS InterPro DOMAIN/s: Protein of unknown function DUF1262 (InterPro:IPR010683); BEST Arabidopsis thaliana protein match is: Protein of unknown function (DUF1262) (TAIR:AT1G13520.1); Has 101 Blast hits to 94 proteins in 9 species: Archae - 0; Bacteria - 0; Metazoa - 0; Fungi - 0; Plants - 101; Viruses - 0; Other Eukaryotes - 0 (source: NCBI BLink).) — its product is MYVTRRLSEYQRNRSELPESPNSGVLIIQDEESRPTCCFGSCYRATLKGLPFPQNANLIVSESRIFLNQTITYIDPVVFIPVLDQPLSSNRYYVIKRGGKHSGKASANAKEEDRVPCCFCFSYVPEAKPQEADPNDIYQQFQIHQKRSSSRYYTATSVAPNGKPPEFLKRKYWNAEYSTSEDFGLKDDAKGIYTEIRSELPSDFNTSVVVGKWYVPFIFVKEGNAKDQLKSSAYYSMILLQRWEEVYSCENAYNENREVVVDVEVEPEVVKLEGQEIGKNTKRVDENGVFWFAVAEKRIGLRSVVMERMKWEEERFGWKIEPQRAVVKKSERFNGGGSNWKSYRCYVLVESFELRRKDKSLVLTFEFKHVDKLRTKWES